A segment of the Geoglobus ahangari genome:
TTCTCGAGGCCAAGGAGAACGCCAAGGAGATTCTCAAGAGGGCGAGGGAGGAGGCCGAGAAAGAAGCGGAGAGGCTCAGGAGACAGGAGATATCGAGCATAAACCTCGAGATGAAGAAGGAGGAGCTCAACAGGAAGAGAGAGGTTGTGGAGAATGTCTACCAGATGCTCGTGGAGAAGGTCGCGAACCTCGACGGAAAGGAGAGGGAGGAGCTCCTCAAGAAGCTCCTGTCCAAGTATGAGGGGCAGGACTACGTGGTTTACTCCAACAAGAAGGACGAGGAGCTCGTGAAGAAGCTGACGAAGCTCGAGTATGCGGGCAATGTGGACTGCATCGGCGGTGTGGTGCTGGAGAGCAAGGATGGTGAGTTCAGGATAAACCTCACGTTTGACACACTTCTCCAGGAAGTTTACGAGTCCAAGATGAAGGACATTTACGAGAAGCTCTTTGGGTGAGGGCTGATGATCTCCAAGATAATTAGGAAGACAAAGATCTCCGAGTGGGCGTACATAGTCGCCAGAGTACGAGTGATGAAGAGAAAGCTCATCCCGAAGGAGGAGTACGCGAAGCTCCTCAACATGGACCTCAACGAGATAATCAGGTACCTCGAGGAGACAGAGTACAAGAAGGAGATTGATGAGCTCGCGTACAAGTACTCGGGGATGGACCTCATAGATCACGCCCTCTCCCTGAACCTCTCGAGAACCTACACGAAGCTGATAAACATATCCAAGGGCCTTCCGAGGGAGCTCATAGTCCTCTACCTCAGGAAGTGGGACTTCTGGAACATCAAGAACATAATCAGGGGCAAGATGTTCGGGTTCAGCAACGAGGAGATCGAGGCGACGCTCGTTCCTGCCGGAGAGCTGGACGAGGAGTTCCTGAAGTCCCTGCTTGCAAGGGACACCGTTGATGAGATCGTCGATGCCTTTAAGGGCAAGCCCTTCCATGCGATCCTCGAGAAGCTTCTCCACGGGGCAAAGCTCTCCGAGGTTGAGGACGAGCTTGACAAGTTCTACTACACCTCCATAGCCAGCCTGTCCGCTGAAAGCCTTGACACGAAGTACTTCATCGACTTCATAAGGATGGAGATCGACATAGTGAACATAAAGACGATCATAAGGCTCAAGAGGGAGGGCGTGCCGGCGGACGAGATAATGTCGAGGATCGTGCCGTACGGCTACCAGCTAACCGAGGACGAGGCGAGAAAACTTGCTGCGATGGACCTCGAGGAGCTGTACAAGGCGCTCGAGAACTACTGGTTCATCGACGATCTCAGGGAAGCCATCGCCACCCACCTGATGTCAAAGGTTGAGAACGCCCTCATGGGAGTCTGGGCTCAGAGAACCATAAGGAAGTCCAACTACTACCCGCTCTCGGTTCTGCCGGTTCTCGCGTACATGCTCCTCAAGAGGATTGAGGTGGACAACCTGAGGCTCATCGCAAGGGGCAAGGCGAGCGGAATGGATGTTGAGGAGATTAAGGAGCAGCTGGTGATAGTATGAAGAGGCTGGCTGTGATTGGCGACCCGGACTTCAACCTCGGCTTCAGGCTGGCCGGGGTCAGGGACATATTCGACGTTACGAGCGACGATGAGCTGATCAGCGTGGTTGAGAAGGTTCTCGAGAGTGACGAGATCGGTGTTGCGGTCATCAAGTATGAATTTTTGAAGAAGCTCCCCCTCGCCCTGAAGAGGGCGGTTGACGAGAGCGTGGAGCCAACGTTCGTTGCCGTGGGCGAGGAGGGTGGAGTTGAGGAGATTAGAGAAAAGATAAGAAAGGCGATAGGTGTTGACTTATGGAAGTGAAGGAGTTAATTGGGAAGGTTTATCGTGTATCAGGGCCACTGGTGGTTGCCGAGGGATTGAAAGCGAGGATGTACGACGTGTGCAAGGTCGGAGAAGAGGGCCTGATGGGTGAGGTCGTAGGTCTCGTGGGAGAGAAGGCACTGATTCAGGTTTACGAGGACACATCCGGAATAAAGCCGGGAGACAAGATTGAGAACACGGGAATGCCGCTGAGCGTCGAGCTCGGGCCGGGACTGCTCAAGTCCATCTACGACGGAGTTCAGAGACCGCTGCCAGCTTTGAAGGAGGCGAGCGGAGACTTCATAGGGAGGGGCATTGATGCACCGGCTCTCGACAGGAGCAAGAAGTGGGAGTTCAAGCCCCTCGTGAAGAAGGGGGACAAGGTTAACGGCGGAGACATCCTCGGAAGCGTTCAGGAGACGGAGTTCATAGAGCACAAGATCCTCGTACCTCCGAACGTTTCGGGCGTTGTGAGCGAGATATACGAGGGAAGCTTCACGGTCGAGGACACGATTGCCGTTCTCGAGGACGGCACGGAGCTCAGGCTCGCTCACAAGTGGCCGGTCAGAATTCCGAGGCCGTACAAGGAGAAGCTCCCGCCGACGATACCCCTCATAACCGGACAGAGGATTCTCGACACGATGTTCCCCGTAGCGAAGGGTGGTACGGCTGCCATTCCGGGGCCGTTCGGTTCTGGAAAGACTGTCACCCAGCACCAGCTTGCCAAGTGGAGTGACACGCACGTCGTCGTCTACATCGGCTGCGGTGAGAGGGGCAACGAGATGACAGAGGTTCTCGAGGAGTTCCCGGAGCTCGAGGATCCGAGAACCGGAAAGCCGCTCATGGAGAGGACCGTGCTCATAGCCAACACCTCAAACATGCCCGTCGCTGCGAGAGAGGCGAGCGTTTACACAGGTATAACCATAGCCGAGTACTTCAGAGACATGGGCTACGACGTGAGCATCATGGCCGACTCGACGAGCAGGTGGGCAGAGGCAATGAGAGAGATTTCGGGAAGACTTGAGGAGATGCCCGGTGAGGAGGGCTATCCTGCTTACCTCGCATCAAGGCTTGCAGAGTTCTACGAGAGAGCTGGGAGAGTGAGGACGCTGAACGGAAACATCGGAAGCGTTACTGTTGTCGGTGCTGTTTCGCCACCAGGCGGTGACTTCTCCGAGCCAGTTACTCAGAACACGCTCAGAATTGTGAAGGTCTTCTGGGCGCTCGATGCTAAGCTCGCTGCGAGGAGGCACTTCCCGGCCATCAACTGGCTCCAGAGCTACAGCCTCTACGCAGACACGCTCGCCGAGTGGTTCAACGAGAACGTTGCTCCGGACTGGGGCGAGCTCAGGAAGTGGGCCATGACCGTTCTGCAGGAGGAGGCCAACCTCCAGGAGATCGTGCAGC
Coding sequences within it:
- a CDS encoding V-type ATP synthase subunit E is translated as MPLEPIIEEIVRKGHQQVAEIKSSAEEEAEKIILEAKENAKEILKRAREEAEKEAERLRRQEISSINLEMKKEELNRKREVVENVYQMLVEKVANLDGKEREELLKKLLSKYEGQDYVVYSNKKDEELVKKLTKLEYAGNVDCIGGVVLESKDGEFRINLTFDTLLQEVYESKMKDIYEKLFG
- a CDS encoding V-type ATP synthase subunit C; amino-acid sequence: MISKIIRKTKISEWAYIVARVRVMKRKLIPKEEYAKLLNMDLNEIIRYLEETEYKKEIDELAYKYSGMDLIDHALSLNLSRTYTKLINISKGLPRELIVLYLRKWDFWNIKNIIRGKMFGFSNEEIEATLVPAGELDEEFLKSLLARDTVDEIVDAFKGKPFHAILEKLLHGAKLSEVEDELDKFYYTSIASLSAESLDTKYFIDFIRMEIDIVNIKTIIRLKREGVPADEIMSRIVPYGYQLTEDEARKLAAMDLEELYKALENYWFIDDLREAIATHLMSKVENALMGVWAQRTIRKSNYYPLSVLPVLAYMLLKRIEVDNLRLIARGKASGMDVEEIKEQLVIV
- a CDS encoding V-type ATP synthase subunit F, with the translated sequence MKRLAVIGDPDFNLGFRLAGVRDIFDVTSDDELISVVEKVLESDEIGVAVIKYEFLKKLPLALKRAVDESVEPTFVAVGEEGGVEEIREKIRKAIGVDLWK
- a CDS encoding ATP synthase subunit A encodes the protein MEVKELIGKVYRVSGPLVVAEGLKARMYDVCKVGEEGLMGEVVGLVGEKALIQVYEDTSGIKPGDKIENTGMPLSVELGPGLLKSIYDGVQRPLPALKEASGDFIGRGIDAPALDRSKKWEFKPLVKKGDKVNGGDILGSVQETEFIEHKILVPPNVSGVVSEIYEGSFTVEDTIAVLEDGTELRLAHKWPVRIPRPYKEKLPPTIPLITGQRILDTMFPVAKGGTAAIPGPFGSGKTVTQHQLAKWSDTHVVVYIGCGERGNEMTEVLEEFPELEDPRTGKPLMERTVLIANTSNMPVAAREASVYTGITIAEYFRDMGYDVSIMADSTSRWAEAMREISGRLEEMPGEEGYPAYLASRLAEFYERAGRVRTLNGNIGSVTVVGAVSPPGGDFSEPVTQNTLRIVKVFWALDAKLAARRHFPAINWLQSYSLYADTLAEWFNENVAPDWGELRKWAMTVLQEEANLQEIVQLVGSDALPESQRLLLEVARLVREVFLQQYAYHPVDTYCDLKKQYDLLKGIKEINDIFFRALESGKLVEEIIGVEGIDEFARAKFEEDYKTALENAIKKIKQNLGVE